The genomic window CGACCAATCCCTTTGTCTCGTGCCATGCTCCCAATCTCTCAAAGCGGGGAGCCTCCATCAAACCCGGGGCGCTTCAGATTATCCTTCGCGAGTTCGGCATTTCAGATACGGCGCAGCGCTACATGGATGCCTTTCTTCGCAGCCCGCAGTTCCGCGCCGCGGCCAATTCATACGGCCGTAGACAGTCTCTCGTCGGCTTTGAAGAGACGGGGATGGCCGTCGAGGCGGCGGGAAACCAGCCTCGCATGTGCGACGGTTCTCGCTCACGGGATACCGATGTCTACGCGGCCGCATACAACCTTCCGTGCCGCACCAAAATTCGGGTCACGACGATGTCGTCCAGCGTAGTGTTGGACGTTCTTGACCGGTCCGGCTCCGCTGAGGATTGGAGCGCCATAAAAATGGCGCTCTCGCCAGCGGCCATGCGGTCGCTCGGCTTGGTGGGAAAGGGTGAGATTTCGTACACGATTCTTGGACTTCCCGAGTAGTTATCGGGACATGCCCAGGTGCTGACCTCTTGACGATGGCAGGGACTCTCGGCGCCGGATGTCCGAGGCTCGGAAGCCACTCCAATAGCTGGCTCAAACCCTGCCCGCATCGTGATGGCTCGCGCTCTCCCGGTGCCGCCGGAGCAACGAGCCTCCGAAGGACTACCAAGTCAGCTCGCGGTTAGCCGCCTCCTCCGAAGGTGGAGGCGGTAACCGGTTGCGACGAGTCCGACGCGGGGTTGGGTCCACGCGAGGCTGAAGGAATCTCTCGCGGACCACGCCCCTCGGACCGATCAATGTGATATCTGAACTGACTTTCTTCTCGCTAGCCTTCGCCCATCGTCCACCAGGCAACCGGATCAACTACTGGAACGGCTTGAGCGGCATTGGGCGCTGCACACGCGATCAGTGCACGACGTTCAACCCCTCGCGCTCCGCCGTGACCGCTCTCGATGAGGCAGTACACGAGATGACGACGGGCACCTCATTGAAGGGCCGAATATGAAAAGCGTCATGACGAAGCGAACAGCGGAATCAATCACAACTCTACATGTTTACGATGCTGCAGTTCTGAGAATGGATGCGCCATTTTCGCATGAACTCTTCACCACGCGCCCCTTCCGATGTCCACTCACCAGCCGCTGACTCATCAGCGAAATTCTGTCCTAGAGGTGAGACGCAATTTCCGGCTTGCAGCCAGGAACCTCCGGCGCGTACCGCTGTCGAGTCTGCTCTTCACTCGATGCTGCGGTACGTGCTCGCAACTCGCACGAGCGCTGGCGCATCACCGAGGTGCGGCTGACGCTCTCTGAACAACAGACCTGCTCCGCGCCAGATGTACCGTGTGAGTATGTAGTCCGTATCGTGTATTTCTGCGCCGCCATTGCGAGATTAGTTGAGAGCGCACCGAGGGCTTCTCATGAGTATTGCCTTGCACAACGCCGTCGTGCTCGAAAACGCGAACGGAGTCATTGCCCGTGAGCTTGCGAGACTGCTGCACGGATGGGCTCACGTGAGACTTCTGACCTCACATGACCACGCGGCGGAAGCGCCTGCCTACATATATGCTGAGCGCTGCGGGGACAGCGCAGCGCCATTTGACGTGAGTACCTCCAGTGGTTCGCCACTACCTGCGGCTGCATCATTTGCGCTTTACGCTCATGGCGAGTGGATCTCGACAACCGCTCACGGCGGCGCACCGCGACTAGTCATCAGTCGCCCGAAGGATCGCCTCGCGCTTCTGGCAGGATTGGCGCGGTCGTTTCAGAATCCAAAGCATTCTGGCACGCGAAACCCTGCCGTGCACGAGTTGCACCGGGATGTTGCGGACGTCCTGATTGGCTACGACTTACGCGCGACTGAAGCGCAATTCGCCACTCGCCTCGGTGTAAACCCGTCGACGTTGGGGCGCTGGTTCAAGTCGGTCGGCCCGCTGACATTTGGGCGACTCTCGCTGTGGCTTCGAATGACTGCCGTGGTGGATCGGTTGACCGTGCATCAACAGACGGTCGAGGCGGCGACGCATGCGTTGGGCTTTTCCGCGACCTCAAATGTCCAGCGCACATTTCGTACGCTATGCGGATTCAGCATCGGGGAAGTCAAGACACCGCTTGGACGGCGCCGGTTCGCGCAACAGCTCGAGGCAGCGATGTATGGACGCGCGAGCCGCGCGCGATAGGTATCGCGACGCCACTACGTTTGGTGGCGTATCACTCTTGTGCATCGGTGCACGAATGCGAAGTGGCATACCACGAGACCCGTCGTACTTTGCGAGTGCCGCAGGGCGGTCGCAGCATGTCTGAACGATTGCGCCAAGCCTTTAACGCATTGCGTACGGGCAGGCATAATCCGCGTCGGCGGTGCGGAGTGCAGATCGTAGGCCTCACACACCCCCCGCATCCTCAGGAGTGCCACCTTGGGGCGGATTGCACGACGCGCTTGCCTGGAGCGGAAGGAGGGCATGGCCTTCCCGACGCAGGGAATCACTCCTGCAATCGTTCTGCGAAACTGCAGAACGACGGCGCAGGAGCCACCACTATCCTATTTGAGGCGTACAATGGACAAACGCACCAAACGCCGGTCGATAGGCGTACTCATGCTGTTCGCTGGCGTCGGGCTGTTGACGGGCGCGCCCGTTGCCCGCGCCGATGATTCGGGCGATAGCTGGTGCTACGACAGCTGTGAGTACCTCCAGTCGCGATGCCAGAATCATCCAGGTGCCACATGCACGATCAAGCCGTGCATTACGGTTCTCGGCATCCACAAGAACTACACGTACGACTGCGGGTACGCGACCTGATCGACCTGCGCGCAGAGGCGCGTGAGGGCACGCAGGAGTTCAGGGCTTCAGCTCCCCTATCTGCCGGTACTCCTCGTTCTCCCAGACTCATCACCATTTGCTCGGAGT from Gemmatimonadaceae bacterium includes these protein-coding regions:
- a CDS encoding septal ring lytic transglycosylase RlpA family protein — protein: TNPFVSCHAPNLSKRGASIKPGALQIILREFGISDTAQRYMDAFLRSPQFRAAANSYGRRQSLVGFEETGMAVEAAGNQPRMCDGSRSRDTDVYAAAYNLPCRTKIRVTTMSSSVVLDVLDRSGSAEDWSAIKMALSPAAMRSLGLVGKGEISYTILGLPE
- a CDS encoding AraC family transcriptional regulator encodes the protein MSIALHNAVVLENANGVIARELARLLHGWAHVRLLTSHDHAAEAPAYIYAERCGDSAAPFDVSTSSGSPLPAAASFALYAHGEWISTTAHGGAPRLVISRPKDRLALLAGLARSFQNPKHSGTRNPAVHELHRDVADVLIGYDLRATEAQFATRLGVNPSTLGRWFKSVGPLTFGRLSLWLRMTAVVDRLTVHQQTVEAATHALGFSATSNVQRTFRTLCGFSIGEVKTPLGRRRFAQQLEAAMYGRASRAR